The following is a genomic window from Trachemys scripta elegans isolate TJP31775 chromosome 7, CAS_Tse_1.0, whole genome shotgun sequence.
CATGAACATGCATTTAGCAATAATGAGAATTCCAGTCATTAAATCATGAGTCAGAGCAAATTGAGATGTTCATGAGATTATTCCAAGGCTTGTTTACAGGGTGCATTAGCCCACATGAGTGGGTTGTACAGTCCAGTGTGCATGACTATGGTGCGCTCTAAATGGCCCATATGGCGTCGGCTGGTGTGTAATAAAAGTTCCCTAGGGCACATTACATAATCCTGTTTgaaacttttagtgcatgccagcagggtcttcACAGGCAATTTAGTGGCCAACATCCTAGTCCACACTAGAATTTGCTCCCCTCTCGCCTGGGCGAACTCACTGTGCGGACAAGTCCCAAGTGAAGACTGGGTAGCTAACACAAACTTACTTTTGGGAGCTCACACGGTAGGATATCAGTCTGAAGTTGCCATCTGGAGGAATAAATGAGAGCACTCTTTCAGACTCCCAACGCTTGAATCGAATACAGGGATGGAAACTGACGTCATCCAGAAGCCTCGGGTTCTACAGGAAGTGAGACAGATGTAAGCTTCTCCCACATCTGTTGAAGGTTTGATATCAGTTGGTTTATTCCTTCCTCACCCCCTGCATTCTAGCTTTGCTACTGCAGAGAAGTGCTAGATTGACAGTCCTGATCATCAGACCAGGTACAGCCTGACAGTAGAAATGCCAGTTCCCCCTCAAGGTGCCTAAGCTGTGACTTGTAGGGATTGGCTTTAAGTGAGAGAAGCCAATTTAATCTCCAGGTACATTCACTCCTttgccctctgtgctgaggctgccaacaaggAAGCCAACAGAGAGCTGGTTTTGATGTGACCACCTATTGTTAGGACTCTGAACCACAATCAATCAGATAATGGCAGCTGTCAGTTACTGCTGACCTAGGGACAAAAGGCTCTACATCCCCATTACTAATTACTGAACAATGTGGCTAGCAGTGACAGCAATGCAAAGTTTCATGCACTATTCAAAATGGATAAAGTGGCTGAAGACTACATAAGAGCATTCTGCTCAGTCATGAAACAGCTGGAGTCTTCTCTCTGTACACTATGGACTGAAGGCAACATTTCAATCTTTTTTGCATAACTCTGCTAGAAATACAATACAAAACAGTTACAGTTAGATGGCTGATTGCATTGCTAGGTTTACCATGAATGAAAGAGAAAGATCAGGCATTCCTGACAACTTAATGCAGGAATCAATGACACCTTGAATTTCTGCAAAGACTGTGGAACCTGGAAAAGTAGTGAGAGAGACATATGATTTAGTATACTGTGGATAGCTTAACAAATATAATAGGAGATGCAGTAAAGAGGACATAAATGCATCATATACAAGGGTGCAGATATCAGTATGTTTAGCACCCAGCTATGCAAACAGAAGAGTATCCTTCTTGTTACATATATCACAGAAGGCTTGCTGAGGTAGATCAGCTGCAGCAAACAATTGTTCAGATCCCATCCCAGTTGATTATTGCTTAATCACATATGATTTGCTACATTGAACGTTGCTGTGTCTAAACAGGCATCCTGTCCCTAGCGGTGACCAATATGTGTTTGAGAATATTGTGACAATCTATAATCCTATGTTCACCTCTTTTACAAGACTGATAAATTCTGTACGGAacatgtcttgtgaggtatcatttgaaaactcaatttgctgatcatcataattgtcctggtaaaatgtgtggcaacattgtatgtaaagttaagatTTTTTATGATATTACTCagcagtcacaaaccagttcctcggtgacaaaaggcaaactgatgcctcagccaggtatcAACAAAATCAAATAGACCATCACCTGGTTAATTGGCCattttttggcaggaaaaagggtgtgagaAATTAacatcttggcaaagaaacagcaggAGGTTCCTGTCCCCATAGACTGTCTCCTGAACTctagctggagatgattctcacaGAAAAGGAAAGAGTATAAAGAATGGGGAACAGACGCTCCAAATcatttatctttctttctttctatccaTGGCAAAATCACTACCTGAGGAACAAAAACAGCTTTGGATTGAGGGAAGAATCCTGTCTGAAAGAAATTCTGCCAGTAAGTCTGATAGAACGTGCGAGAGAGaccttttgctttgaattcacttagcttgctTAGATATCAATTGTGttcttactttttatttctttgtaaccaattctgacctGTATGCTTCATTAcgtgtaatcacttaaaatctatctttctgtagctaataaacttgttttatctaaactagtgtgtttggattgaagtgcttgggaaactccatttgggataacaggattgtgcacatcattttctataaataaaatgatgATCTTTagatgagcttgtattgtccaggagaggccTGGGCAGTATAAGATGCACGTTTCTGGgcaaagtctgggactgggaattagCTGGTAATTGAAGAATTGCTGGCTGTAGCACTCAGacagtatagctgggagtgatttactgGCTGGAAGCTGTGTGTGAGGAGACCAGGAGTGGTAGCTCTCATAGCGAAGCACTGTAAAAGGCACCAGAGGCTGGAGAATTGATAGGatcagctgttcaacagtccaaattgtaccctgggtaatgtcacacatGAAAGCTCCTCCCCATACCATTCTACTCCTAATAAGTTGTGCAGTGTTGTATATGGAggctgaagaaaaacaaaaaccatgtgATACACACAGGTGATCAACTCTTGTCAGGAAACACTTGCCTGGATTATCCTTGGCTTTCATAGATTGCAATGTTGTGGGTTATTCTCATTGTTTAGTGAAAGAAGTCTCTTACATCTGTCATATCTTGACAGACAAGGCAACACCATGAGAATTCTTATCTAACAAGAAACTGCTGCCTTAAATGCCCCAAGAGAACAAAAAGGTCTTGGGTCTTTAATTGAATTCTGGGCTTATGTAGCCATACAACAGAACAATTAATtggagtgaagaaaaaaaaaaaaaccacacaacatGCAGAAGCTATTGTTCACTCATTTTGAAATGGGCCAGAAGAGAGGAAACTGTAGGCTAATATTTACTTTAGTGACGTGCCTGAAGGGGAAGAGAGACCATTTCAAATAGACATGATTTGAGAGTCTGTGTGTAAAATGAGGCAACGTCCTATGAGTCTCTCAAGAAAGGAAGTGAGACCTTTGAGGAACTCAAGTCAAATAATCTTAGGGGGGAAAATATGAACTGCTCACAACTAGTgcaacaagcaacagagggtcctgtggcacctttaagactaacagaagtattgggagcataagctttcctggggtaagaacctcacttcttcagatgcaagtcttgcatctgaagaagtgaggttcttaccccaggaaagcttatgctcccaaaacttctgttagtcttaaaggtgccacaggaccctctgttgcttgttgcACTAGTTGTGAGCAGTTCATATTTTCCCCCCTAAGATTATTTGACTTGAGTTCCTCAAAGGTCTCACTTCCTTTCTTGAGAGACTCATAGGACGTTGCCTCATTTTACACACAGACTCTCAAATCATGTCTATTTGAAATGGTCTCTCTTCCCCTTCAGGCACGTCACTAAAGTAAATATTAGCCTACAGTTTCCTCTCTTCTGGCCCATTTCAAAATGAGTGAACAATAGCTTCTGCatgttgtgtggtttttttttttttcttcactccaATTAATTGTTCTGTTGTATGGCTACATAAGCCCAGAATTCAATTNacttctgttagtcttaaaggtgccacaggaccctctgttgctttttacagattcagactatcatggctacccctctgaaactagtGCATCGACATTGGATTCAAATAGCCTCAGACTTTTCTGGAAGAGGGAGCCATAATGGAAACACAGATGGCAATTTTATGATACCATTACTGACTGGGTAGACCTAGGACATTTTTTGGATGGTATTAAGCAAGTTAGGTGCAATCCATGTTATGTATCAAGGTATTCTGACTGTCCTATACTCCCCCTAAGGGATTTTAATTTTCAGCATTCATACTGGCTGGCTAGTTGGAAAAGAGCATTCTCTCAATTTTACACAGAGGCAGATAATGGGGAAGCTGGAGAGGTGGCAAGTGACAACTTTTGTCCTGATCATACAGTGAGGAGCCTTGAATATAAGGATGAGTTGTTAGCATAAAACAACAGTGGACATAAAGATAACAGACCAGCTTAAAGCTTTGGCcttcaagaaatatgtttcttTTAGTAACTGTAAGAAGGTACCAATAGATAAGCTATAATTATCTAGATGCAGAGTACTTCTTGAAATCAAAAGCTTGTTGAGTAAGTGGCCTAGGCCATATTGCTATTATGAgaggaaataaatacatttgtgcaTGGTATTTCAAATGGGCAGCGTACTTAAATGTTATGTATAGAGGCAGCCAGTTAGACTGCTTGAATTCTTGCTAAACAGCACTAGCTAAATAGAATGTTGAAACGTCCTTTGACAAGCAAATCTACGTTGACATGACACCTTACCTGATTTGTCTATAATTGCATCTATTTCTTCAATTACATCAAAATAGGCTTCGTTGTTTGTGTACTTTACCACTGCTCTGCGCCAAGGAATGTTGGACAGCTGTCCAGTGGGAAGTGTTTCGCCCATATTGCTACTgcctgggaaacaaacaaacaattcacacacaaacaaacaacccattAGAAGAGGTTTGTTCCAGATCCCACAGTTATGCACCAAAATAAGATGAACCCAGGAACCACAAATTATAAACACCAGGATTTCCTTAATTGGATTATCCAGGGTCACGTTTTCTGAAAGAGTCCTTTCTGACAGTGTTCTACTCCACATTCTTTGCACCTCTACATATTTGACTTGAGTCAGCAGGAGCTTTTAGGGTGCTAATAATGCAGCAttagtgatttaggagcccagGTCGCTTAAggcacatttaaatattttatcttcCCGTAGTCAATATTTGGATAGAAAAAATGGTTCTTAACCTCAAACATGAAATATAGAATCACAGATGTGTAGGACTGTAAGGGacatcgagaggtcatctagtccagtcccctgcactcaaggcagaacaaataactagaccattccggacaggtgtttgtctaaccagttcttaaaaacctccaatcactgagggtatgtcaacattacccgccggatcagcaggcagcgatcgatccagcaggggtccatttatcgcgtctagtttagatgtgataaatcgacccgagcgctctcccgtcaactcctgtactccaccaccgtgAGAGATGCAGGTAGAGTTGACGGAGGAGCgacagcagtcaactcaccgcagtgaagacacaacGGTGAGTAGGtgtaagtacgtcgacttcagctacgttattcacgtagctgaagttgcttaacttagatcgatcccccccagtgaagaccaggcctgagattccacaacctccctaggtaatttgttccagtgcttaactaccctgacagttaggaagtttttcctaaagtccaaccaaaacctcccttgctataatttaaatccattgcttcttgtcctatcctcagaggttaaatgagaacaatttttcaccctcctccttgtaacaatcttttatgtacttaaactaTTATGTCCATtctcagtcttcccttctccagactaaacccaGTTTATTCAATCTTTCCTCactggtcatgttttctagacctttaatcatttttgttgctcttctctggactttcaaatttgtccacatctttcctaaaatgtggcacccagaactaggaaacaatactccagttaaggcctaatcagtatggagtagagcagaagaattacttctcatgtcttgcttactacatcccagaatgatgtttgcttttttttgcaacagtggcAACAGTATTGACTCATAATTACCCTGTGATCCACTCTGATCCCCAGATTGCTTTCCAGAGTACTTCCTCctaggtagggtgtgtgtgtgtgtgtgtgtgtgtgtgtgtgtgtgtgtgtgtgtgtgtaactgattgttccttcccaagtgaagtacttggcatttgtccttattgaatttcatcctgtttacttcagaccatttctcctgtttttgtccagatcattttgaattttaatcccatcctccaaaacacctgcaacccctcccatcttggtatcatccacaaagtAGAAGTATACTTTCTatatcattatctaaatcactgatcaagatattgaacagaactgaacccaggaccaatccctgtgggaccccactcgatatgcccttccagcttgactgaacCCCTGAtcttcccagagagtagttaattcattttatttaaaaaacttcaAAGCTAGTTATCTGTTTTAATCATACCTGTGATGGAATTGACAACAGAGCGCAGAATTGTGGGAGGTTTAATCAACTCTTTTAAGATATTTGATTCCGTTGCCAATGGAAAGCCATTGTCTAACATTTCTTCTAGAAGCTCATACACAATAACCACATTGTCCTTAATTGCAGTCTCAGAGCACTCTCCAAAATAATCCTAAACAAATCAGAGATTACAAGGGGAAAGgatttttattcatattaaaaacactttaaagtttattttgcttATAAAACAAACTAATAATAATGCTAGCAAGGATTATTATAGAGTCCAGTGCAAGTACGCGTACAGTCTCTGGTCACTGTTCAGTTTTCAGTTCAGGGAATACTCTGAATACACCACCATGTAGGTTCTTCAGTGCTATTCATTTTAGCTGTCAAGTAGCTTTAAACTGCATCATGGTAAGCTGTATTACAAAAATTCCAGTTGTAACAGGCAGTTTTATTACACCTGATGCATCAGTATAACATGAACAATACACAATCTTACCAAAAGGTGGAAGTTTTTGTAAGtcagtatttgttttgtttgatgTGGATATTAACTTGCCGTAAACATACACAAGTAAAGAAGCAAAGCAAACCTTTTGTGACTTTGTGCTTTATTAAGCAAAActccgatttaaaaaaaaaaaaaaaaggaccataGATCACAAGGggaaatcagattaaaaaaatagtagcAAAACTCTCTGTCAAACTTGTGCAAGAGACACACTTGGCCAATCTGAAAATTCAAAGAATTTATCAGCGACAGACCTGGAAAGTATCTGCTACTCGGTGCAGGAATTCAATTACAAAGAGTGGTGGCACTTCTGTCTGTATGACAGACACAAAGAAGATTTTTTCCCGGTAGATGCTGATGAGGTAGTGGTGGGGCGTTGAGATGACAGGGGGAACATTCTCAACATCGGCTGCTTTCTCCTGAGCTTCAAAGAAATAATCACACACAGATTGGCTGACAACGCTCTTCCAGTGCTTCTCCAAGAATATATCACCAGAACAGTTTATAAGAAACAGACTGTGGATCATTTTCTGTTGGAGACACATTCACACATGTTATACAGatagaagggatttgaagatTGACATTACCTCTCCTCCCACCTTCCCTTCACTCAGGTGTTGGCTTTGTACCGACATgcactgtgaatttttttttttttttaaaagttacccaTCTTGGTATCTTGTTTCATTTTCAAGATACTTAGGTGACTGGAGCTTAAGTTCCTACTCACACAGCCATATGAGAAAAAATCTCCCAAgctgacctgaaataatcaaTTTAATTCAGTGACTACAGTTAAtccatctatttatttattaaataattagttgtaaatgtgaaacattttgataagaCAAatttatgtatccaaaacatttaaggttgttttgtataataaaaataagttGTATATGCCGCGTGTGTAATTAAATTCCAAGTTACCATCATAATGCTTCATGACAAATCATGAGCAGAAAGTTATctagtaaataaaatattctgcATCTGTTTCATACTAAAAATGAactttaagaatctgaaaataatgAGCTAtatattgcttaaataaatgtatatagttatagtgtacCCTACTAAGTAGCAAAAcgatgtaccaaatctagtgtaaaggttCTATTTAATtgtaaatcaacatattttaatggttatatgaGCCTCTGAGAATGCATccgtttttaagaaaaacaacaagtataaattaaaaagttgattaaaatctgATTTCAGTCAAGGCTTTCCCACTTGATGTTTTACATtcccttgatttaaatcaacccATCCTGGAAATTAACACTATTGCAAGTCTCCATTGAGCATACATAGGGTTAAATTTATCCAACATTTAGTTTGTTACTGGAACAGCAACAGAATTTGAAAAAAACTGGGCAACTTTTAAGATGAGTGAAGTGTTCTTAAACACAGCAGCCTGGACATAACCGCTTTAATCCAGTTTGACCAACCTTGTCCTGAATTTAGCAGGTACTGCAGATTAAACCTCTGCCAAGTCACTCAAGATGGCCACACAAACGTGATAAGTCTAATCAACCACTGTCAGTATTGTTCCACACCAGCAAGTAAACAGCTATGAAATCTTAGAATAGTTCTTGCatgcattttaatattaataCAATAGCCTATTTGTTAAAGCCAAACCCCAATTCacagcaaatgtaaacaaagctGCATCGGAGAGTTTCAATACAAGCAGCTCTGGATCTGGCTACAGAGATTAGAGTTCATTTCTACAAGGATTCAAAGCCCAGTGTAGTCTATACAGAGATTCCCATGGACTGCAAAAGGTCTTTGGATCAGATGTGTGAATCATGGAGCATTTGTAAACTCTAAAAATTGTCTTGCTGTTAAAGCCCATAGATTCTATGGATTGCATGTGCAACGTTTTTAAATGAACATGCATCACGCATACCGAAATGCTGAACTGCTAAACGTTGATTTGTTAAATTCTGACCCTAGCAAGTACTCCTGGATCATCCTTCAAATTGATTGTCTCACTGCAGCCATAGCAGAGGTAATAAACCCTGTTTAGGACCTTACGACTGCTAACTGGATAGGTGTTTATTTTGTTCCATAAAGACTGCTGAGTTTTATGACAGCTTTTGCAAACGTCTAAACTTACAATTTCTCAGACTTGCCAAAATAGCT
Proteins encoded in this region:
- the AP3M1 gene encoding AP-3 complex subunit mu-1 isoform X2, whose translation is MIHSLFLINCSGDIFLEKHWKSVVSQSVCDYFFEAQEKAADVENVPPVISTPHHYLISIYREKIFFVSVIQTEVPPLFVIEFLHRVADTFQDYFGECSETAIKDNVVIVYELLEEMLDNGFPLATESNILKELIKPPTILRSVVNSITGSSNMGETLPTGQLSNIPWRRAVVKYTNNEAYFDVIEEIDAIIDKSGSTVFAEIQGVIDSCIKLSGMPDLSLSFMNPRLLDDVSFHPCIRFKRWESERVLSFIPPDGNFRLISYRVSSQNLVAIPVYVKHIISFKENSSSGRFDVTIGPKQNMGKTVEGVIVTVHMPKAVLNMNLTSTQGSYTFDPVLKVLTWDIGKITPQKLPNLKGIVNLQSGAPKPEENPSLNVQFKIQQLAISGLKVNRLDMFGEKYKPFKGVKYITKAGKFQVRT
- the AP3M1 gene encoding AP-3 complex subunit mu-1 isoform X1, which produces MYVNNRILAVVKPNKKMIHSLFLINCSGDIFLEKHWKSVVSQSVCDYFFEAQEKAADVENVPPVISTPHHYLISIYREKIFFVSVIQTEVPPLFVIEFLHRVADTFQDYFGECSETAIKDNVVIVYELLEEMLDNGFPLATESNILKELIKPPTILRSVVNSITGSSNMGETLPTGQLSNIPWRRAVVKYTNNEAYFDVIEEIDAIIDKSGSTVFAEIQGVIDSCIKLSGMPDLSLSFMNPRLLDDVSFHPCIRFKRWESERVLSFIPPDGNFRLISYRVSSQNLVAIPVYVKHIISFKENSSSGRFDVTIGPKQNMGKTVEGVIVTVHMPKAVLNMNLTSTQGSYTFDPVLKVLTWDIGKITPQKLPNLKGIVNLQSGAPKPEENPSLNVQFKIQQLAISGLKVNRLDMFGEKYKPFKGVKYITKAGKFQVRT
- the AP3M1 gene encoding AP-3 complex subunit mu-1 isoform X3; translated protein: MYVNNRILAVVKPNKKMIHSLFLINCSGDIFLEKHWKSVVSQSVCDYFFEAQEKAADVENVPPVISTPHHYLISIYREKIFFVSVIQTEVPPLFVIEFLHRVADTFQDYFGECSETAIKDNVVIVYELLEEMLDNGFPLATESNILKELIKPPTILRSVVNSITGSSNMGETLPTGQLSNIPWRRAVVKYTNNEAYFDVIEEIDAIIDKSGSTVFAEIQGVIDSCIKLSGMPDLSLSFMNPRLLDDVSFHPCIRFKRWESERVLSFIPPDGNFRLISYRVSSQNLVAIPVYVKHIISFKENSSSGRFDVTIGPKQNMGKTVEGVIVTVHMPKAVLNMNLTSTQGSYTFDPVLKD